The Amaranthus tricolor cultivar Red isolate AtriRed21 chromosome 6, ASM2621246v1, whole genome shotgun sequence genome has a segment encoding these proteins:
- the LOC130815711 gene encoding uncharacterized protein LOC130815711 — translation MEEEHIDTHQFLQFQNPQNSYYSNSNVSNEQLNKVEVVQPKQKNKRPRNSSPVPGDPSTAPITHQRRLWVKDRSKDWWEKCSHPDFPEEEFKKSFKMSKATFNMICDELDPVITKKDTMLRAAIPDHQRVAVCIWRFATEEPLRLVSKRFGLGISTCHKLVLEVCSAIKTVMMPRFIQWPDEICNLFLT, via the coding sequence ATGGAGGAAGAACATATAGATACCCACCAATTTTTGCAGTTTCAGAATCCTCAAAACAGTtattattcaaattcaaatgtAAGTAATGAACAATTAAATAAAGTAGAAGTAGTTCAACCCAAACAGAAAAACAAACGCCCTCGAAATTCAAGCCCTGTACCCGGAGATCCATCTACTGCTCCGATAACCCATCAAAGGAGGTTATGGGTTAAGGATAGATCCAAAGATTGGTGGGAAAAATGCAGTCATCCTGATTTTCCAGAAGAGGAAttcaaaaaatcatttaaaatgaGTAAAGCTACATTCAACATGATTTGTGATGAATTAGACCCTGTAATTACCAAAAAGGATACCATGTTGCGAGCAGCAATACCCGATCATCAACGGGTCGCTGTCTGTATATGGCGGTTTGCTACCGAAGAACCGCTTCGACTCGTTTCAAAACGGTTCGGGTTAGGGATTTCAACCTGCCATAAACTTGTATTAGAAGTCTGTTCCGCCATTAAAACAGTAATGATGCCGAGGTTTATTCAATGGCCTGATGAAATTTGCAATCTTTTTCTCACTTAA
- the LOC130815106 gene encoding carboxyl-terminal-processing peptidase 1, chloroplastic, translated as MIISSLSSPKPCNFLLLNHKNGGINKCNHSIDNNIHLLNYPQKSILTAAISGALSLTLLLPSPLSVAIDSPPLDQPPLPVEYCQEDASEIEAETTQVSATNEGIVEEAWEIVNDSFLNTGLTHWSSESWRRTKEDLLSSSVKSRSKAHNLVRKMLASLRDPYTRFLSPEEFSKMARYDMTGIGINLREIPDSNGSFKLKVLGLILDGPAHTAGIRQGDEILSVDGEDVRGKSAFEVSSKMQGPNETFVTVEVKPGNCGPVQSFKVQRQLVARPPVFYRLEQIDNGATSVGYVRLKEFNALARKDVVTAMKRLQDLGASCFVLDLRDNFGGLVQAGIEIAKLFLNKGDTVIYTAGRDLSQNAIVAETAPLVTAPLMVLVNHNTASASEIVASALHDNCKAVLVGEKTFGKGLIQSVFELHDGSGVVVTVGKYVTPGHSDINGNGIEPDFSNIPRWSEVTNYLSTCNRSRQG; from the exons atgATCATCTCTTCTCTCAGCTCACCAAAACCATGCAATTTCCTTCTCCTCAACCACAAAAATGGCGGAATCAACAAATGCAATCACTCTATTGACAACAATATACACCTTCTTAACTACCCACAAAAATCTATACTTACTGCTGCCATTTCAGGCGCATTATCACTCACTCTTCTACTCCCTTCTCCTCTTTCAGTAGCCATTGATTCTCCTCCTCTCGATCAACCACCTCTCCCCGTGGAGTACTGTCAGGAGGATGCAAGTGAAATTGAGGCCGAAACTACGCAGGTTTCGGCCACAAATGAGGGTATTGTAGAGGAAGCTTGGGAGATTGTTAATGATAGCTTTCTTAACACTGGTCTTACTCATTGGTCCTCTGAATCATGGCGT CGCACAAAGGAAGATTTATTGAGTAGTTCTGTTAAGAGTAGATCTAAAGCTCATAATTTGGTGAGAAAAATGTTGGCCAGCTTGAGAGATCCTTATACTCGTTTTTTATCACCCGAAGAG TTCTCAAAGATGGCGAGATATGACATGACTGGTATTGGAATAAATCTCAGGGAAATTCCTGACAGTAATGGAAGCTTTAAATTGAAGGTGCTAGGACTCATATTAGACGGCCCTGCTCATACTGCTGGAATAAGACAG GGCGATGAAATCTTATCGGTTGATGGGGAAGATGTGAGGGGAAAATCAGCCTTCGAAGTATCATCAAAAATGCAAGGTCCCAATGAAACTTTCGTAACAGTTGAG GTCAAGCCTGGGAATTGTGGTCCTGTTCAGTCTTTCAAAGTTCAGAGACAGCTGGTTGCGAGACCTCCTGTGTTCTATAGATTGGAACAAATTGACAATGGTGCAACCTCAGTTGGATATGTGCGTTTGAAAGAGTTCAATGCATTGGCTAGAAAAGATGTAGTGACAG CAATGAAGCGCCTACAGGATCTAGGTGCCTCATGCTTTGTTTTGGATCTGAGGGACAATTTTGGTGGCCTGGTGCAG GCTGGAATAGAAATTGCAAAGCTGTTTCTAAATAAAGGAGATACG GTGATTTATACTGCTGGAAGAGATCTGTCCCAGAATGCCATTGTGGCAGAGACTGCACCACTTGTTACTGCACCTCTCATG GTTTTGGTGAACCACAATACTGCAAGTGCAAGTGAAATT GTCGCATCTGCTCTTCATGATAATTGCAAGGCTGTTCTTGTTGGAGAAAAAACTTTTGGCAAG GGTCTCATTCAATCAGTTTTTGAGCTACATGATGGATCCGGTGTGGTCGTGACTGTAGGAAAATATGTCACACCTGGCCACTCAGATATCAATGGCAATGGAATCGAGCCTGATTTCTCAAACATTCCAA GGTGGAGCGAGGTGACAAATTATCTTTCCACCTGCAATCGATCTAGGCAGGGGTGA
- the LOC130815105 gene encoding putative GPI-anchored protein pfl2, whose product MGSGRGSHSNGSGAVNQVPTSSKKMIQNLKEIVNCPEAEIYAMLKECNMDPNEAVNRLLSQDPFHEVKRKREKKKESKDVGDSRARGSSSTSIRGGRSGTDRYSNRNHTSTYGSSDSAASRGKTAYKKENGPTPYSSSAMGVAGNNLNRWQPPSSDPVQDKAWSYNAVDTTEAAPMSSGFQSAWSGTPGQMSMADIVKMGRPQGKTSSTLTTSHQHANNHPPLASSTVGAPHDWHTSQNYSAEVLEVNADSGMSRSAPPNDDWPLEEEPTAASVSADVEPPVDSEQYGDTYDRTNQQFRPQDDEIRFEEDTVAENAHSSFVQSIPDSNQSIPEDYSGGASGFDNEIYQNISSHEAHRLEVEGTSASVSSVANNLQSLSLPKEEEDSPSEEDGPAVKIPDHLQVQSAECSHLSFGSFGSGLNAPFPGSFGSRAVQNNEEAAVSAEVPSVARNPDYYEEEHLRTTPDVNIAHAAHRMGGSSDNFDTPSVSQTDMLKQEATEVGQANQYAFPSSSANYAFENSQQLNTSFANSQASSQMQGLPFSSVMPSDSFPSALLASNAQSLREAELAYSFPISQSMASKYNNSVSSIGGQTVSMAEALKTGNFAASQATQTLPGGSSIAGGAALPQHLAVNPYSQPSVPMGHFAAANMMGYPFLPQSYAYMPSAFQQAFAAGNSAYPQSLAATGVLPQYKNNVSVSSLPQAAAIASGFGAFGNSSNIPSNFPLNPPSAPAGTSINYDDLLSSQYKDASHLLSLQQGPGSRTQSGVPASTYYNNFQGQNQQPAGFRQNQQPSQQHYGPLSGYPNFYHSQSGLSMDHQQQMSRDGSLGSSQGQPPKQTQQLWQNSY is encoded by the exons ATGGGGAGTGGAAGAGGTAGCCATAGTAATGGAAGTGGAGCTGTGAATCAAGTTCCTACTTCATCAAAAAAGATGATACAAAACTTAAAAGAGATTGTTAATTGTCCTGAAGCCGAGATCTATGCGATGCTCAAAGAATGTAATATGGACCCTAATGAAGCTGTTAATCGCCTTCTTTCTCAAG ATCCGTTTCATGAGGTGAAGAGAAAAcgtgaaaagaaaaaagag AGTAAGGATGTTGGTGATTCAAGGGCCCGCGGCTCTAGTAGCACTTCTATCAGAGGTGGTAGGAGTGGGACGGATCGTTATTCCAACCGCAATCATACATCTACATATGGGTCCTCGG ACTCTGCTGCTTCACGTGGTAAAACTGCATATAAGAAGGAAAATGGACCGACACCTTATTCAAGTTCTGCCATGGGTGTTGCAGGAAATAATTTAAACAGGTGGCAACCACCTAGCAG TGATCCTGTCCAGGACAAAGCATGGTCGTATAATGCAGTTGATACAACAGAAGCTGCACCTATGTCTTCTGGATTTCAATCTGCATGGTCAGGCACGCCTGGTCAAATGTCAATGGCCGACATTGTTAAGATGGGAAGACCGCAAGGAAAAACCAGCAGCACATTAACCACATCTCATCAGCATGCTAATAATCACCCTCCCTTGGCATCTTCTACTGTAGGTGCACCTCACGATTGGCATACATCACAAAATTATTCTGCCGAGGTCTTAGAAGTGAATGCCGACTCAGGAATGTCTAGATCTGCACCTCCTAATGATGACTGGCCCCTAGAAGAGGAACCAACAGCTGCTAGTGTCTCTGCCGATGTGGAGCCCCCTGTAGATTCTGAACAATATGGTGACACTTATGATAGGACAAACCAACAGTTTAGACCTCAAGATGATGAAATTCGATTTGAGGAGGACACTGTTGCTGAAAATGCACATTCAAGTTTTGTTCAATCTATTCCCGACTCTAATCAAAGTATACCAGAGGATTACTCTGGCGGTGCATCTGGTTTTGATAATGAGATATACCAGAACATCAGCTCACACGAGGCTCACCGTTTAGAAG TTGAAGGCACCAGTGCATCAGTATCATCTGTGGCCAACAATCTTCAGAGCTTGTCTTTGCCAAAGGAAGAGGAAGACTCCCCATCTGAAGAAGATGGTCCTGCAGTGAAAATCCCAGATCACCTGCAAGTTCAGTCTGCTGAATGCTCTCATTTGAGCTTTGGTAGTTTCGGGTCAGGATTGAATGCTCCTTTTCCTGGTTCTTTTGGTTCAAGAGCTGTGCAAAATAATGAGGAGGCTGCTGTATCTGCTGAGGTCCCATCTGTTGCTAG AAATCCTGATTACTACGAGGAGGAACATCTCAGAACTACACCAGATGTAAATATTGCGCACGCTGCTCACAGAATGGGTGGTAGTTCTGACAATTTCGATACTCCATCAGTTTCACAGACAGATATGTTGAAGCAAGAGGCTACTGAAGTTGGCCAAGCCAATCAATACGCTTTCCCCTCATCCTCTGCCAACTATGCATTTGAGAATAGCCAACAGTTGAATACGTCCTTTGCAAACTCACAAGCAAGCTCTCAGATGCAAGGTCTTCCTTTTTCAAGTGTTATG CCTTCAGACTCTTTCCCCAGTGCACTATTGGCATCAAATGCGCAGTCCCTAAGGGAGGCCGAACTTGCATATTCTTTCCCCATTTCACAATCCATGGCTTCTAAGTATAACAACTCTGTCTCATCTATTGGTGGTCAAACTGTTTCAATGGCAGAG GCACTGAAGACCGGCAACTTTGCAGCTTCCCAGGCAACTCAGACACTACCTGGTGGCAGCAGCATCGCTGGTGGGGCTGCTCTTCCACAACATTTGGCGGTGAATCCATACTCCCAACCTTCGGTGCCAATGGGACACTTTGCCGCTGCTAATATGATGGGTTATCCATTCTTACCTCAAAGCTACGCATACATGCCATCTGCGTTCCAGCAAGCATTTGCTGCCGGTAATAGCGCATATCCTCAATCCCTAGCGGCGACAGGTGTGCTTCCCCAATACAAAAATAATGTATCTGTAAGCAGTTTACCGCAAGCAGCTGCAATTGCCTCCGGTTTTGGAGCGTTCGGGAATTCAAGCAATATCCCTAGTAACTTCCCATTGAATCCTCCTAGCGCACCAGCAGGCACTTCTATAAATTATGATGATCTTTTGAGTTCACAATACAAGGATGCTAGTCATCTTCTCTCTTTGCAGCAG GGTCCTGGGTCGAGAACACAATCAGGGGTTCCAGCGAGCACGTATTACAACAACTTCCAGGGGCAAAATCAACAGCCTGCTGGATTCCGTCAAAATCAGCAACCGTCACAACAACACTATGGACCTCTTTCAGGGTATcctaatttctaccattcaCAAAGTGGGCTGTCGATGGATCACCAGCAGCAAATGTCAAGGGATGGTTCCCTCGGTAGTTCCCAGGGACAACCGCCTAAGCAAACCCAACAGTTATGGCAAAACAGCTACTAA